A window of Macrotis lagotis isolate mMagLag1 chromosome 1, bilby.v1.9.chrom.fasta, whole genome shotgun sequence genomic DNA:
gacttgcttgtgaattgcttttaagtgaggcagagttgcacaaactCTATTtaactctctcttccagaatcatcaaagatGAGTGGCaggagaaaaaaaacccaatatgaCTACAATGGCCCAGGAtgaagtggatgaccttggcatcttcaatatcTAATCAAACTCTAGTTACTCCACAAGGCCTGttttcagctgccttcatggcagTTTGAACTCATTGTTCTCTTGCCCCTTGTGCAagagggaaagtcttcacatgcttggggtaaatATTCCCCTAACTCATCTATAGATTTGAGCTCTATCATTTACCCTCAATTTGTTTTAGCCTACCTGCCTAAATAGTTTAATGGGATTGGCTGTTGCATATGGATTAGGTGAATCCTGTGGATATCAAAAATGGATGAGCAGTCTTGAAAAGGGTTCAGTAAACCTttacaccagaggtgctagtcctctcTAACCATCCCATTCAATCCAGAACTATAAGTGATTCACATATTAACTGAAAACAGGGTTAGGATCAGAGAATTTGTATAGCCCAAcacagcaaaaaagaaatttggaatcacAATAATGAGACCTGGGCTCTAATTCCCAGATGAGCCACTACTAAAAGTATCAGCCACTTAGAGCCTcaagttcttcatttgtaaagtgaaaataatatctttccttcatctcttcctcaGAGTaatgatttgaaatcaagtcctcctAGGGCAGCCATTCTCTGCACTTCATCACTTAGCTGCCTAAGTTGGATAACATCGTCTATTTGTTTAAAGTTTCTGTTTCTAGCAACAACTCACATACCTAGAGCCTTTGAAAGTTTATAAAACTCTTTGACACATGTTTTCTCATTAGCTCCTTCTTAAGAACTCTGTGGACTGGGTAAGCACAAAAATCATCTAGCTACTAAGTGACAGAGCCagaggtcaaatccagtctctctCAAGTATACCATCCTACTTCTAGGGGGGTTTcctcataagatttttttttgcaaggcagtggggttaagtgacttgcccaaggtcacacagttagattaagtgtctgaggccacatcttgaactcaggtcctcctgacttcaagttcaatgCTCCacacactgcgccacctagctgccccccctcatAAGCTTTTGAGGCAGTTAGGCTCACAGAGGGTTCATATAATCTGAGTGAGGCTCAAGTGACTGGTCTAGCTAGTTAAGAGAAGAGCAGGGCACTAGACTGCTCTtacatttggttttgtttggccAAGGTccaattccaaaataaaaactctcaaGTCTCTAAAAATTAGCTTACTCTGTGTAGGTTCACCAACATTATTCTTCTGCTTACAGGTTGGACGACAGAATGATTCTTCTCTaatcagaaataaaaatctaTACAAATCCTTAGCAAGTCTCTTCTCTGAGGGTTAACTTCTCAGCGTTTGTCTTTGAGTGTTGGATGGGAGCTTTGCTTCTTAAACTATCTTTCTGGAAAGCTATATCTGCCCCAAGCAATATCAAGGGACTTTTTGAAGAGTATGATTAATTCTGATTAAGACACTCCTTCAAACATTCACCAATTATATAACTAGGTTCCCCCTCTGGTCCACATTCTCTGCaactgaataaaaaaatggaGCATTTACATTACATTAGAGCTCCTCTTCCGTGTCTgtccatcacacacacatatagccTGAGATCAGCTGAGGTTGGCCCTTAAACCCCTAATTAAAAACTATGAAACCAGTTCTTCTCTTCCTTAGAACAGCTTCCTCTGGCAGATTTCACAAGAGTGTTAAGAATCATCTTCATTGGTCAGATATTTTGTTggtcaatattttaaatttttttattttttttaagtttttagtctttttgcaaggcaaatggggttaagtggcttgcccaaggccacacagctaggtaattattaagtgtctgagactggatttgaactcaggtactcctgactccagggccggtgctctatccactgcaccacctagccgccccgatattttaaattttaaactcaaGTTGGGACTTATCAATAAGAAATCTTGAGTCTTTCCATGGGGACTACTTTGAGTAATGGTCTGGAGATGACTGTGGTTTAAAGGGGGAGGTTACCCCTCACAGCTGAGAGGAAGAAGTGTATAGATGGATCTTAAGGAAGAGAGTTTCCCcatatggaggaaaaaagtaaCTAGCTCAGGACACTGGCATACACCTCCAGCCCAATAGGGATAgattgtttaaattttaaaggaaatacgttgggacaaaagcaaaaaatttaaaaagtgaggCCAGTTGCTTCTCTATCAGTCCAGATGTGCAAGCTGGTGTTTCCTCATCCTGTGCAGGGCAGTGGTCAAATCTCCTCTACTTCCCTCTTCTCACCCCTCTCCCGTTTCATCCTCTTTCCAAAAGTCAATTGCCTTCCCACCTCACACCTTCCCACAGTCCCTGCTGATTCGAGcgtctttccccttctctttaccTGTACTGTCTCAGGCAGGGGCAAGACTGCAACTCGACGTCTCCCGATTCGAAATTTAGCGGCCCTGTAGATCTTCCAGTAGACGAACAGTACTACTCCAAGAGGCACATAGAAGGCCCCACAGGTGGAGAAAACAGCGTAGGAGGGCTCCTGGCTCACCTGGCACCGCAGGAGTTCCTCACTGTATACCTCACCCCAGCCGAATAGCAATGGAGCAAAGGCGATGAGAGCCGACAGGGCCCAGGTGAGGACAATCATGAGATTGGAGGCGCGGCTGCGAGTGCGCAGGGTGTACTGAATGTGGCGGGTGATGGTCCAGTAGCGGTCCAGGGCGATGGCCGCCACGTTCCAGATGCTCGCCGTGCAGCAGAGAACGTCGAAAGAGATCCAGACGTGGCACAGGGCGCGTCCCAGCCGCCATTGCTTCCCAGTGGATACCTCACTCACCAGGCTAAGGGGCATGACCAGCGCCGCCACCAGCACGTCCGATACAGCAGTCGAAGCCACTAGATTGTGGGGGACACGATGGAAGGCGCGCACCCTTAGGATGGTGGCCAGGACCAGTAGGTTCCAAAGGAAGGTGGCCACAATGAGAATTACTAACAGCGTCAAGATTAATACAGTGAAAATAGAAAAGGGGGGCTCCTTGCTGTGCAAGATACCCTCCCTTTCCCCGACGTCGCCCTGACCCCCAGAAGCTCCAAGAGCGCTGGGGCTACAGTTGTAGC
This region includes:
- the LOC141521944 gene encoding 5-hydroxytryptamine receptor 5B-like, producing MESGNVSVPSVLTFTSGPEGYNCSPSALGASGGQGDVGEREGILHSKEPPFSIFTVLILTLLVILIVATFLWNLLVLATILRVRAFHRVPHNLVASTAVSDVLVAALVMPLSLVSEVSTGKQWRLGRALCHVWISFDVLCCTASIWNVAAIALDRYWTITRHIQYTLRTRSRASNLMIVLTWALSALIAFAPLLFGWGEVYSEELLRCQVSQEPSYAVFSTCGAFYVPLGVVLFVYWKIYRAAKFRIGRRRVAVLPLPETVQAKEAPQEAQMVFTARHATLAFQTHGETWREQKEKRAALMVGILIGVFVLCWIPFFLTELITPLCSCSIPPIWKSIFLWLGYSNSFFNPLIYTAFNKNYNSAFKSLFSKQR